The following proteins come from a genomic window of Bombyx mori chromosome 18, ASM3026992v2:
- the LOC101737777 gene encoding uncharacterized protein LOC101737777 isoform X1 codes for MERLSHDLNLALEESNCGRQERRKIGLRRRTRSAGNLPAAVTVSIVEDGSSSSPPQAPLITQPLSDSDDPQLNLHKSSTMKSRQYCQIGNFESDSFNENFSPTRPANARRKRKYKKMPVEYADGKMSPSLEILSVTTELSPLPGTITLQSQVASSVIPVNKHKLLKPERNAFCGKRKWSHRDKDVCEMRERSFSGGCSSKSSYFKSDLKNRKHDTDKKKDSILQPGKIILKSPNLEGVKSSSCTNALFLPSSSSFNFIYKNTSKGCTPNFSKMTGYKVTTDLPPVFDPVLNKNKLDSKYHRKIKLLNKTHPPNTLRDPLQFDDTCGMECTGNESSSLSSSDSDGVVTNDSDREGDDELTDWPGIEELKVFNKSLTFKTTKTVNNHSQKSISNMPPPKRLKKENHLVKSGWSKNRLKKKRAKVDSGNDDDAVMSDSKTIVDVEEEATFRDNILQPHSTFSSFSDIKKAGGSGQNVNESFFQAFQAFEEKSEEPLNQMPRTDFSLQKTSSSDMNLSEKSPQSDHNNSEHSMGISSVAEVREIRAGCRRIREERPGFLILSAANERLSKFLQDSCQTELKLPSLNDPEEKEKLASLAKLYSLELQVEMGRPVLRKTRVVFTNSNTMQAVRVEHSYNNFPIDHKRRCYRDETDASLSLSDQNSVPSVEELEGSQAAPETPKEDKSDRAEYTFSERFVENSFLHLHALKKWNITMFADDNDQ; via the exons ATGGAGAGACTTTCTCATGATCTTAACCTAGCGTTGGAGGAGAGTAACTGCGGGAGGCAAGAGCGCAGAAAAATAGGGCTTCGACGTCGTACCAGGTCAGCGGGGAACCTGC CAGCAGCAGTAACAGTGAGCATTGTCGAAGATGGCAGCTCAAGTAGTCCACCACAGGCCCCACTGATCACTCAGCCTCTCTCGGACTCTGATGACCCTCAACTGAATCTACACAAGTCTTCCACAATGAAATCTCGTCAGTATTGCCAGATTGGCAACTTTGAGTCCGATTCTTTCAATGAGAACTTCTCTCCAACCCGTCCTGCAAATGCAAGAAGGAAAAGGAAGTATAAGAAAATGCCAGTGGAATATGCGGATGGGAAAATGTCACCATCACTTGAAATATTAAGTGTGACAACAGAG CTCAGTCCATTGCCAGGAACCATCACACTACAGAGTCAGGTCGCATCCTCTGTGATTCCTGTAAACAAACACAAACTCCTTAAACCAGAAAG GAATGCCTTCTGTGGGAAAAGAAAATGGTCACATCGAGACAAAGATGTCTGTGAAATGAGAGAGAGATCATTCAGTGGGGGATGTTCATCGAAATCTTCATACTTCAAAAGTGATTTGAAAAACAGGAAACATGACACTGATAAGAAGAAAGACTCGATTCTGCAGCCAGGGAAGATAATTCTAAAATCTCCAAATTTGGAAGGTGTGAAATCTTCATCTTGTACAAATGCACTCTTTCTACCAAGCAGTTCCagctttaattttatatataaaaacacaTCAAAAGGTTGCACTCCTAATTTCTCTAAAATGACAGGTTATAAAGTAACAACAGATTTACCTCCTGTTTTTGATCCAGTTCTGAACAAAAACAAACTGGATTCAAAATACCATAGGAAAATCAAATTGTTAAATAAAACCCATCCACCGAATACACTAAGAGATCCATTACAATTTGATGACACCTGTGGCATGGAATGTACGGGCAACGAGTCTAGTTCATTGAGCAGTAGTGACTCTGATGGAGTTGTCACAAATGATAGTGACAGGGAAGGTGATGACGAACTCACCGACTGGCCTGGAATCGAAGAACTCAAAGTGTTTAACAAGAGTCTCACTTTCAAAACAACCAAGACTGTAAACAATCATTCCCAGAAATCGATCAGTAACATGCCCCCACCTAAACGCCTCAAAAAGGAGAATCATCTTGTGAAAAGCGGTTGGAGTAAAAACAGACTTAAGAAAAAACGAGCCAAAGTTGACTCCGGAAACGATGATGATGCAGTAATGTCAGATTCAAAAACCATTGTTGACGTTGAAGAAGAGGCAACCTTTAGAGACAACATCCTCCAGCCCCATTCTACATTCTCGAGTTTCAGTGACATTAAAAAGGCCGGCGGGTCCGGTCAGAATGTGAACGAGTCGTTTTTTCAGGCATTTCAGGCGTTTGAGGAAAAATCGGAGGAGCCGCTTAATCAAATGCCGCGAACGGATTTCTCTCTACAGAAAACATCGTCGAGTGATATGAATTTGAGCGAGAAATCTCCTCAGAGCGACCATAATAACAGCGAACATTCTATGGGGATATCTTCGGTCGCAGAGGTGAGAGAGATAAGAGCCGGCTGCCGCAGGATACGCGAGGAGCGACCAGGGTTTCTGATCCTCAGCGCTGCGAACGAGCGACTTTCGAAGTTCCTTCAGGATTCTTGCCAAACTGAACTAAAGCTACCGTCTTTAAACGAcccagaagaaaaagaaaagttgGCATCGTTAGCCAAATTATACTCTCTGGAATTACAAGTAGAAATGGGTCGTCCCGTTTTGCGGAAGACAAG AGTTGTTTTTACCAACAGTAATACGATGCAAGCAGTGCGCGTGGAACATTCTTACAACAATTTCCCTATCGATCACAAGCGCCGTTGTTACCGAGACGAGACCGATGCCAGTCTGAGCCTCAGCGACCAGAACTCTGTCCCGTCAGTCGAGGAGCTGGAGGGTTCGCAGGCGGCGCCCGAGACTCCGAAAGAGGACAAATCTGATCGCGCTGAATACACGTTTTCGGAAAGGTTCGTGGAAAACTCGTTTTTACATTTACACGCCCTAAAAAAATGGAATATAACTATGTTCGCCGATGACAACGACCAAtag
- the LOC101737777 gene encoding uncharacterized protein LOC101737777 isoform X2, translating into MERLSHDLNLALEESNCGRQERRKIGLRRRTRSAGNLPAVTVSIVEDGSSSSPPQAPLITQPLSDSDDPQLNLHKSSTMKSRQYCQIGNFESDSFNENFSPTRPANARRKRKYKKMPVEYADGKMSPSLEILSVTTELSPLPGTITLQSQVASSVIPVNKHKLLKPERNAFCGKRKWSHRDKDVCEMRERSFSGGCSSKSSYFKSDLKNRKHDTDKKKDSILQPGKIILKSPNLEGVKSSSCTNALFLPSSSSFNFIYKNTSKGCTPNFSKMTGYKVTTDLPPVFDPVLNKNKLDSKYHRKIKLLNKTHPPNTLRDPLQFDDTCGMECTGNESSSLSSSDSDGVVTNDSDREGDDELTDWPGIEELKVFNKSLTFKTTKTVNNHSQKSISNMPPPKRLKKENHLVKSGWSKNRLKKKRAKVDSGNDDDAVMSDSKTIVDVEEEATFRDNILQPHSTFSSFSDIKKAGGSGQNVNESFFQAFQAFEEKSEEPLNQMPRTDFSLQKTSSSDMNLSEKSPQSDHNNSEHSMGISSVAEVREIRAGCRRIREERPGFLILSAANERLSKFLQDSCQTELKLPSLNDPEEKEKLASLAKLYSLELQVEMGRPVLRKTRVVFTNSNTMQAVRVEHSYNNFPIDHKRRCYRDETDASLSLSDQNSVPSVEELEGSQAAPETPKEDKSDRAEYTFSERFVENSFLHLHALKKWNITMFADDNDQ; encoded by the exons ATGGAGAGACTTTCTCATGATCTTAACCTAGCGTTGGAGGAGAGTAACTGCGGGAGGCAAGAGCGCAGAAAAATAGGGCTTCGACGTCGTACCAGGTCAGCGGGGAACCTGC CAGCAGTAACAGTGAGCATTGTCGAAGATGGCAGCTCAAGTAGTCCACCACAGGCCCCACTGATCACTCAGCCTCTCTCGGACTCTGATGACCCTCAACTGAATCTACACAAGTCTTCCACAATGAAATCTCGTCAGTATTGCCAGATTGGCAACTTTGAGTCCGATTCTTTCAATGAGAACTTCTCTCCAACCCGTCCTGCAAATGCAAGAAGGAAAAGGAAGTATAAGAAAATGCCAGTGGAATATGCGGATGGGAAAATGTCACCATCACTTGAAATATTAAGTGTGACAACAGAG CTCAGTCCATTGCCAGGAACCATCACACTACAGAGTCAGGTCGCATCCTCTGTGATTCCTGTAAACAAACACAAACTCCTTAAACCAGAAAG GAATGCCTTCTGTGGGAAAAGAAAATGGTCACATCGAGACAAAGATGTCTGTGAAATGAGAGAGAGATCATTCAGTGGGGGATGTTCATCGAAATCTTCATACTTCAAAAGTGATTTGAAAAACAGGAAACATGACACTGATAAGAAGAAAGACTCGATTCTGCAGCCAGGGAAGATAATTCTAAAATCTCCAAATTTGGAAGGTGTGAAATCTTCATCTTGTACAAATGCACTCTTTCTACCAAGCAGTTCCagctttaattttatatataaaaacacaTCAAAAGGTTGCACTCCTAATTTCTCTAAAATGACAGGTTATAAAGTAACAACAGATTTACCTCCTGTTTTTGATCCAGTTCTGAACAAAAACAAACTGGATTCAAAATACCATAGGAAAATCAAATTGTTAAATAAAACCCATCCACCGAATACACTAAGAGATCCATTACAATTTGATGACACCTGTGGCATGGAATGTACGGGCAACGAGTCTAGTTCATTGAGCAGTAGTGACTCTGATGGAGTTGTCACAAATGATAGTGACAGGGAAGGTGATGACGAACTCACCGACTGGCCTGGAATCGAAGAACTCAAAGTGTTTAACAAGAGTCTCACTTTCAAAACAACCAAGACTGTAAACAATCATTCCCAGAAATCGATCAGTAACATGCCCCCACCTAAACGCCTCAAAAAGGAGAATCATCTTGTGAAAAGCGGTTGGAGTAAAAACAGACTTAAGAAAAAACGAGCCAAAGTTGACTCCGGAAACGATGATGATGCAGTAATGTCAGATTCAAAAACCATTGTTGACGTTGAAGAAGAGGCAACCTTTAGAGACAACATCCTCCAGCCCCATTCTACATTCTCGAGTTTCAGTGACATTAAAAAGGCCGGCGGGTCCGGTCAGAATGTGAACGAGTCGTTTTTTCAGGCATTTCAGGCGTTTGAGGAAAAATCGGAGGAGCCGCTTAATCAAATGCCGCGAACGGATTTCTCTCTACAGAAAACATCGTCGAGTGATATGAATTTGAGCGAGAAATCTCCTCAGAGCGACCATAATAACAGCGAACATTCTATGGGGATATCTTCGGTCGCAGAGGTGAGAGAGATAAGAGCCGGCTGCCGCAGGATACGCGAGGAGCGACCAGGGTTTCTGATCCTCAGCGCTGCGAACGAGCGACTTTCGAAGTTCCTTCAGGATTCTTGCCAAACTGAACTAAAGCTACCGTCTTTAAACGAcccagaagaaaaagaaaagttgGCATCGTTAGCCAAATTATACTCTCTGGAATTACAAGTAGAAATGGGTCGTCCCGTTTTGCGGAAGACAAG AGTTGTTTTTACCAACAGTAATACGATGCAAGCAGTGCGCGTGGAACATTCTTACAACAATTTCCCTATCGATCACAAGCGCCGTTGTTACCGAGACGAGACCGATGCCAGTCTGAGCCTCAGCGACCAGAACTCTGTCCCGTCAGTCGAGGAGCTGGAGGGTTCGCAGGCGGCGCCCGAGACTCCGAAAGAGGACAAATCTGATCGCGCTGAATACACGTTTTCGGAAAGGTTCGTGGAAAACTCGTTTTTACATTTACACGCCCTAAAAAAATGGAATATAACTATGTTCGCCGATGACAACGACCAAtag
- the LOC101737777 gene encoding uncharacterized protein LOC101737777 isoform X3: MERLSHDLNLALEESNCGRQERRKIGLRRRTRSAGNLPAAVTVSIVEDGSSSSPPQAPLITQPLSDSDDPQLNLHKSSTMKSRQYCQIGNFESDSFNENFSPTRPANARRKRKYKKMPVEYADGKMSPSLEILSVTTELSPLPGTITLQSQVASSVIPVNKHKLLKPERNAFCGKRKWSHRDKDVCEMRERSFSGGCSSKSSYFKSDLKNRKHDTDKKKDSILQPGKIILKSPNLEGVKSSSCTNALFLPSSSSFNFIYKNTSKGCTPNFSKMTGYKVTTDLPPVFDPVLNKNKLDSKYHRKIKLLNKTHPPNTLRDPLQFDDTCGMECTGNESSSLSSSDSDGVVTNDSDREGDDELTDWPGIEELKVFNKSLTFKTTKTVNNHSQKSISNMPPPKRLKKENHLVKSGWSKNRLKKKRAKVDSGNDDDAVMSDSKTIVDVEEEATFRDNILQPHSTFSSFSDIKKAGGSGQNVNESFFQAFQAFEEKSEEPLNQMPRTDFSLQKTSSSDMNLSEKSPQSDHNNSEHSMGISSVAEVREIRAGCRRIREERPGFLILSAANERLSKFLQDSCQTELKLPSLNDPEEKEKLASLAKLYSLELQVEMGRPVLRKTSNTMQAVRVEHSYNNFPIDHKRRCYRDETDASLSLSDQNSVPSVEELEGSQAAPETPKEDKSDRAEYTFSERFVENSFLHLHALKKWNITMFADDNDQ; encoded by the exons ATGGAGAGACTTTCTCATGATCTTAACCTAGCGTTGGAGGAGAGTAACTGCGGGAGGCAAGAGCGCAGAAAAATAGGGCTTCGACGTCGTACCAGGTCAGCGGGGAACCTGC CAGCAGCAGTAACAGTGAGCATTGTCGAAGATGGCAGCTCAAGTAGTCCACCACAGGCCCCACTGATCACTCAGCCTCTCTCGGACTCTGATGACCCTCAACTGAATCTACACAAGTCTTCCACAATGAAATCTCGTCAGTATTGCCAGATTGGCAACTTTGAGTCCGATTCTTTCAATGAGAACTTCTCTCCAACCCGTCCTGCAAATGCAAGAAGGAAAAGGAAGTATAAGAAAATGCCAGTGGAATATGCGGATGGGAAAATGTCACCATCACTTGAAATATTAAGTGTGACAACAGAG CTCAGTCCATTGCCAGGAACCATCACACTACAGAGTCAGGTCGCATCCTCTGTGATTCCTGTAAACAAACACAAACTCCTTAAACCAGAAAG GAATGCCTTCTGTGGGAAAAGAAAATGGTCACATCGAGACAAAGATGTCTGTGAAATGAGAGAGAGATCATTCAGTGGGGGATGTTCATCGAAATCTTCATACTTCAAAAGTGATTTGAAAAACAGGAAACATGACACTGATAAGAAGAAAGACTCGATTCTGCAGCCAGGGAAGATAATTCTAAAATCTCCAAATTTGGAAGGTGTGAAATCTTCATCTTGTACAAATGCACTCTTTCTACCAAGCAGTTCCagctttaattttatatataaaaacacaTCAAAAGGTTGCACTCCTAATTTCTCTAAAATGACAGGTTATAAAGTAACAACAGATTTACCTCCTGTTTTTGATCCAGTTCTGAACAAAAACAAACTGGATTCAAAATACCATAGGAAAATCAAATTGTTAAATAAAACCCATCCACCGAATACACTAAGAGATCCATTACAATTTGATGACACCTGTGGCATGGAATGTACGGGCAACGAGTCTAGTTCATTGAGCAGTAGTGACTCTGATGGAGTTGTCACAAATGATAGTGACAGGGAAGGTGATGACGAACTCACCGACTGGCCTGGAATCGAAGAACTCAAAGTGTTTAACAAGAGTCTCACTTTCAAAACAACCAAGACTGTAAACAATCATTCCCAGAAATCGATCAGTAACATGCCCCCACCTAAACGCCTCAAAAAGGAGAATCATCTTGTGAAAAGCGGTTGGAGTAAAAACAGACTTAAGAAAAAACGAGCCAAAGTTGACTCCGGAAACGATGATGATGCAGTAATGTCAGATTCAAAAACCATTGTTGACGTTGAAGAAGAGGCAACCTTTAGAGACAACATCCTCCAGCCCCATTCTACATTCTCGAGTTTCAGTGACATTAAAAAGGCCGGCGGGTCCGGTCAGAATGTGAACGAGTCGTTTTTTCAGGCATTTCAGGCGTTTGAGGAAAAATCGGAGGAGCCGCTTAATCAAATGCCGCGAACGGATTTCTCTCTACAGAAAACATCGTCGAGTGATATGAATTTGAGCGAGAAATCTCCTCAGAGCGACCATAATAACAGCGAACATTCTATGGGGATATCTTCGGTCGCAGAGGTGAGAGAGATAAGAGCCGGCTGCCGCAGGATACGCGAGGAGCGACCAGGGTTTCTGATCCTCAGCGCTGCGAACGAGCGACTTTCGAAGTTCCTTCAGGATTCTTGCCAAACTGAACTAAAGCTACCGTCTTTAAACGAcccagaagaaaaagaaaagttgGCATCGTTAGCCAAATTATACTCTCTGGAATTACAAGTAGAAATGGGTCGTCCCGTTTTGCGGAAGACAAG TAATACGATGCAAGCAGTGCGCGTGGAACATTCTTACAACAATTTCCCTATCGATCACAAGCGCCGTTGTTACCGAGACGAGACCGATGCCAGTCTGAGCCTCAGCGACCAGAACTCTGTCCCGTCAGTCGAGGAGCTGGAGGGTTCGCAGGCGGCGCCCGAGACTCCGAAAGAGGACAAATCTGATCGCGCTGAATACACGTTTTCGGAAAGGTTCGTGGAAAACTCGTTTTTACATTTACACGCCCTAAAAAAATGGAATATAACTATGTTCGCCGATGACAACGACCAAtag
- the LOC101737777 gene encoding uncharacterized protein LOC101737777 isoform X4, producing the protein MERLSHDLNLALEESNCGRQERRKIGLRRRTRSAGNLPAVTVSIVEDGSSSSPPQAPLITQPLSDSDDPQLNLHKSSTMKSRQYCQIGNFESDSFNENFSPTRPANARRKRKYKKMPVEYADGKMSPSLEILSVTTELSPLPGTITLQSQVASSVIPVNKHKLLKPERNAFCGKRKWSHRDKDVCEMRERSFSGGCSSKSSYFKSDLKNRKHDTDKKKDSILQPGKIILKSPNLEGVKSSSCTNALFLPSSSSFNFIYKNTSKGCTPNFSKMTGYKVTTDLPPVFDPVLNKNKLDSKYHRKIKLLNKTHPPNTLRDPLQFDDTCGMECTGNESSSLSSSDSDGVVTNDSDREGDDELTDWPGIEELKVFNKSLTFKTTKTVNNHSQKSISNMPPPKRLKKENHLVKSGWSKNRLKKKRAKVDSGNDDDAVMSDSKTIVDVEEEATFRDNILQPHSTFSSFSDIKKAGGSGQNVNESFFQAFQAFEEKSEEPLNQMPRTDFSLQKTSSSDMNLSEKSPQSDHNNSEHSMGISSVAEVREIRAGCRRIREERPGFLILSAANERLSKFLQDSCQTELKLPSLNDPEEKEKLASLAKLYSLELQVEMGRPVLRKTSNTMQAVRVEHSYNNFPIDHKRRCYRDETDASLSLSDQNSVPSVEELEGSQAAPETPKEDKSDRAEYTFSERFVENSFLHLHALKKWNITMFADDNDQ; encoded by the exons ATGGAGAGACTTTCTCATGATCTTAACCTAGCGTTGGAGGAGAGTAACTGCGGGAGGCAAGAGCGCAGAAAAATAGGGCTTCGACGTCGTACCAGGTCAGCGGGGAACCTGC CAGCAGTAACAGTGAGCATTGTCGAAGATGGCAGCTCAAGTAGTCCACCACAGGCCCCACTGATCACTCAGCCTCTCTCGGACTCTGATGACCCTCAACTGAATCTACACAAGTCTTCCACAATGAAATCTCGTCAGTATTGCCAGATTGGCAACTTTGAGTCCGATTCTTTCAATGAGAACTTCTCTCCAACCCGTCCTGCAAATGCAAGAAGGAAAAGGAAGTATAAGAAAATGCCAGTGGAATATGCGGATGGGAAAATGTCACCATCACTTGAAATATTAAGTGTGACAACAGAG CTCAGTCCATTGCCAGGAACCATCACACTACAGAGTCAGGTCGCATCCTCTGTGATTCCTGTAAACAAACACAAACTCCTTAAACCAGAAAG GAATGCCTTCTGTGGGAAAAGAAAATGGTCACATCGAGACAAAGATGTCTGTGAAATGAGAGAGAGATCATTCAGTGGGGGATGTTCATCGAAATCTTCATACTTCAAAAGTGATTTGAAAAACAGGAAACATGACACTGATAAGAAGAAAGACTCGATTCTGCAGCCAGGGAAGATAATTCTAAAATCTCCAAATTTGGAAGGTGTGAAATCTTCATCTTGTACAAATGCACTCTTTCTACCAAGCAGTTCCagctttaattttatatataaaaacacaTCAAAAGGTTGCACTCCTAATTTCTCTAAAATGACAGGTTATAAAGTAACAACAGATTTACCTCCTGTTTTTGATCCAGTTCTGAACAAAAACAAACTGGATTCAAAATACCATAGGAAAATCAAATTGTTAAATAAAACCCATCCACCGAATACACTAAGAGATCCATTACAATTTGATGACACCTGTGGCATGGAATGTACGGGCAACGAGTCTAGTTCATTGAGCAGTAGTGACTCTGATGGAGTTGTCACAAATGATAGTGACAGGGAAGGTGATGACGAACTCACCGACTGGCCTGGAATCGAAGAACTCAAAGTGTTTAACAAGAGTCTCACTTTCAAAACAACCAAGACTGTAAACAATCATTCCCAGAAATCGATCAGTAACATGCCCCCACCTAAACGCCTCAAAAAGGAGAATCATCTTGTGAAAAGCGGTTGGAGTAAAAACAGACTTAAGAAAAAACGAGCCAAAGTTGACTCCGGAAACGATGATGATGCAGTAATGTCAGATTCAAAAACCATTGTTGACGTTGAAGAAGAGGCAACCTTTAGAGACAACATCCTCCAGCCCCATTCTACATTCTCGAGTTTCAGTGACATTAAAAAGGCCGGCGGGTCCGGTCAGAATGTGAACGAGTCGTTTTTTCAGGCATTTCAGGCGTTTGAGGAAAAATCGGAGGAGCCGCTTAATCAAATGCCGCGAACGGATTTCTCTCTACAGAAAACATCGTCGAGTGATATGAATTTGAGCGAGAAATCTCCTCAGAGCGACCATAATAACAGCGAACATTCTATGGGGATATCTTCGGTCGCAGAGGTGAGAGAGATAAGAGCCGGCTGCCGCAGGATACGCGAGGAGCGACCAGGGTTTCTGATCCTCAGCGCTGCGAACGAGCGACTTTCGAAGTTCCTTCAGGATTCTTGCCAAACTGAACTAAAGCTACCGTCTTTAAACGAcccagaagaaaaagaaaagttgGCATCGTTAGCCAAATTATACTCTCTGGAATTACAAGTAGAAATGGGTCGTCCCGTTTTGCGGAAGACAAG TAATACGATGCAAGCAGTGCGCGTGGAACATTCTTACAACAATTTCCCTATCGATCACAAGCGCCGTTGTTACCGAGACGAGACCGATGCCAGTCTGAGCCTCAGCGACCAGAACTCTGTCCCGTCAGTCGAGGAGCTGGAGGGTTCGCAGGCGGCGCCCGAGACTCCGAAAGAGGACAAATCTGATCGCGCTGAATACACGTTTTCGGAAAGGTTCGTGGAAAACTCGTTTTTACATTTACACGCCCTAAAAAAATGGAATATAACTATGTTCGCCGATGACAACGACCAAtag
- the LOC101738001 gene encoding uncharacterized protein LOC101738001, with the protein MEGAVTPEGGRRTTRAALAEIPGFLDRLRVTPLQTLTNTRDLSPALPAGYLSPAPSPDEQLIQQRGRKRLPVTWSPEIDIKRNSSFHSSVRTPPKITPGRISPPKLGVTLRSTPRKRLLMGETERIPLTPEKIDFSDISTPQKFKLNNQECSIKNTPPMKRSRVEKVLDKEYRGPIDTALKGLSPTQLIHIIKNITYKHPEVEQELRREMPLPDLSPLDEKLSYLKSNIFKSLPTSRLTSKTDSPAYSRVSTHLAAFKKCVIDQGKVLVESQHWESVLHYVFLSWNYVKSTPVWDNQPHNAHRKQCFKALTNFCLTALKKGNFEKDLLIDVQDKLQEMICDSDELHSCLKIVQGQL; encoded by the exons ATGGAAGGCGCGGTGACACCGGAAGGGGGGCGGCGCACCACGCGAGCCGCGCTCGCCGAGATCCCGGGCTTCTTGGACCGGCTGCGGGTGACTCCGCTGCAGACCCTCACCAACACAAGGGACCTGTCGCCAGCGCTGCCTGCAGGCTACCTCAGTCCGGCTCCGTCGCCCGACGAGCAACTTATACAGCAGAGAG GTCGCAAGCGACTGCCAGTAACGTGGTCTCCAGAGATCGACATAAAACGCAACTCTTCCTTCCACTCCTCCGTTCGTACTCCCCCTAAAATCACACCAGGACGTATTTCCCCTCCCAAACTAGGAGTCACGTTACGATCCACACCGCGCAAGCGTCTGCTAATGGGAGAAACCGAGAGAATCCCATTAACACCAGAGAAAATCGACTTCAGCGATATTAGCACGCCACAGAAGTTCAAATTAAACAATCAAGAATGCTCAATCAAGAACACTCCACCCATGAAGAGGTCGAGAGTTGAAAAGGTTTTGGACAAGGAGTACAGAGGCCCAATTGACACAGCTCTTAAGGGTTTAAGTCCCACGCAACTGATACACATCATAAAGAATATAACTTACAAACATCCTGAGGTTGAACAAGAGTTAAGAAGGGAAATGCCTCTGCCGGACTTAAGTCCGTTGGACGAGAAACTGTCATATCTGAAGTCTAACATCTTCAAAAGTCTGCCTACATCGCGTCTCACATCAAAGACTGACTCCCCAGCGTATTCCAGGGTGTCCACACACTTGGCAGCATTTAAGAAATGCGTCATTGATCAGGGAAAAGTTCTTGTGGAATCCCAGCATTGGGAATCCGTATTGCACTACGTCTTCCTCTCGTGGAACTACGTGAAATCGACTCCGGTTTGGGACAATCAGCCCCACAACGCTCACAGGAAACAGTGTTTCAAAGCGTTGACGAACTTCTGTTTGACGGCCTTAAAGAAAGGAAACTTCGAGAAAGACTTGCTGATCGACGTTCAAGATAAACTGCAGGAAATGATCTGTGACAGCGACGAGCTACATTCCTGCTTGAAAATTGTCCAGGGACAACTTTGA